The following coding sequences are from one Oryzias melastigma strain HK-1 linkage group LG20, ASM292280v2, whole genome shotgun sequence window:
- the cbln2b gene encoding cerebellin-2b: MVPPARCPGPCAILALTLLLGCGVVLCLGQNDTEPIVLEGKCLVVCDSNPSSDGGVTSSLGISVRSAGAKVAFSAVRGTNHEPSEMSNTSMTIYFDQVLVNIGNHFDLKASVFQAPRRGIYSFSFHVVKVYNRQTIQVNLMQNDYPVISAFAGDQDVTREAASNGVLLMVEREDRVYLKLERGTLMGGWKYSTFSGFLVFPL; this comes from the exons ATGGTGCCACCAGCGCGCTGCCCGGGACCCTGTGCCATCCTGGCACTGACCCTCCTCTTGGGATGCGGCGTGGTTCTTTGCCTCGGCCAGAACGACACGGAACCCATCGTGCTGGAGGGGAAGTGCCTCGTGGTCTGCGACTCGAACCCTTCGTCGGACGGAGGGGTGACCTCCTCTCTTGGCATATCAGTGCGCTCCGCTGGGGCAAAGGTGGCGTTTTCCGCCGTGCGTGGGACCAATCATGAGCCGTCAGAGATGAGCAACACGTCCATGACCATATATTTCGACCAG GTTTTAGTGAACATCGGCAACCATTTCGATCTCAAAGCAAGTGTTTTCCAGGCGCCAAGGAGGGGGATTTATAGTTTCAGCTTTCATGTGGTGAAGGTCTACAACAGACAAACCATACAG GTGAACTTGATGCAAAACGATTATCCGGTTATATCAGCTTTCGCCGGGGACCAGGACGTCACAAGGGAAGCGGCCAGTAACGGAGTACTGCTGATGGTTGAACGGGAGGACCGGGTCTATTTGAAGCTGGAACGGGGCACCCTTATGGGCGGATGGAAATACTCCACCTTCTCAGGCTTTTTAGTCTTTCCACTATAA